The Candidatus Krumholzibacteriota bacterium DNA segment TTCATGTCCGAACAGTTCGCTTTCGAGAGTACCTTCCGGAATGGCGGCGCAATTTATCTTTACAAAAGGTTTGTCCTTACGGCCGCTCATCGAATGGATCCTTCGCGCGACCAGTTCCTTACCCGTCCCGTTTTCTCCCGTTATCAACACTGTCGCTCTTGTATCGGCTATCATGTCGACCGTGTCGAGTATCTTTTCGAGTTTCTCCGATTTCCCGATTATCCCACCGCCGGAGGGTTTATTGTCGAGTTTCCTCTTGAGATCCCTGTTTTCCGTTCTCATTGAAGAAAAATTGAAGGCGTTCTTGATCTTTATGTTCAGTTCGTCGATGGTGAACGGTTTCTGAATATAATCATACGCTCCGAGCCGTATGGATTCCGTCGCTTCTTCGACTGATCCAAACCCCGTCATGATTATCACGATAGTATCAGGGCAGCGGTTCTTGATGATCTTCAGCAATTCGACTCCCTCACCCTTCTCGGGAAGCCTTACATCCGAAATTACCAGGTCGTACTCGGTGTTTTCGATCTGCTTCAACGCCGATTTCACGTTCGATACGGCGTCCACCTTGTACTCCGAGAGCACGTCAATCAGGAACTCTCGCGTCATGTCCATATCTTCTACCACAAGAATCTTCTTTTCCATTTTCCAAAACCCCCGACTTCCTTGTTATTCTGTTATGACTGACTTTTCTTTTATTCTTACCAGGCTTCCAACACCCTTTTCGGAGCGTACTTCGACGATGGCATTCATTCTCGACGCTACCGCGGCTACAAGATTGAGCCCGCAACCGATATGCGACGTCTTGGTGCTGTAAAGTATTTCTCCCGCCTTCATCACTTCACCGCGGTCCATACCGCACCCATCATCCTGAATCTCTATGATCCATCCATTATTCCCCGCATTTTCCGGATCCTGCGGCCCGACAAAGACCTTTACTCTTCCAGTCCCATCCATCGATTCGATAGAGTTCCTGAAAATGTGAAGCATCATCTTCCTGAAATCATGCCTGTCTCCATCGATCTCCGTTCCCTCGATAATATTGATTTCGAGTTCAGGAGCGATGATGTCGATCCCGAACATCTCAATAGCGCTCTTCCAGGCGTTCCTGACAAGCAGATTGAGATCAAGTCTTTCAAGTGTGAATTTCTTTGCCATCCGGTATGTCTCGAAAACGCTGAGAAACCCTTCAAGGCTTCCTATTCCTCTGCTGATATTGCTGATCCACTTTTTTCCCTTTGTGCTTACGTCATCTTCATAGTTCAGGAGTGATGCATACCCCTTGATGCTCATACAATGGTTCCTGATCTGATGGATCATCAGCGAAAGAAGCCTGTCAAGATCTTCAAGCTTTCCAGCTCTGGTTATATCGATGCTGTCACCGGGATCTTTGCTGTGAATGGTAATTTCTGCCATTCCCCCCGTTTGCGCATCCTGACAGCTTAAAGGCATGTTGCTTCCCTCCTTACGATTCCAGATCACCGATAAAAACATGGAAAGAGGAAATTTTTTC contains these protein-coding regions:
- a CDS encoding HAMP domain-containing histidine kinase gives rise to the protein MPLSCQDAQTGGMAEITIHSKDPGDSIDITRAGKLEDLDRLLSLMIHQIRNHCMSIKGYASLLNYEDDVSTKGKKWISNISRGIGSLEGFLSVFETYRMAKKFTLERLDLNLLVRNAWKSAIEMFGIDIIAPELEINIIEGTEIDGDRHDFRKMMLHIFRNSIESMDGTGRVKVFVGPQDPENAGNNGWIIEIQDDGCGMDRGEVMKAGEILYSTKTSHIGCGLNLVAAVASRMNAIVEVRSEKGVGSLVRIKEKSVITE